A portion of the Clostridium gelidum genome contains these proteins:
- a CDS encoding aminotransferase class III-fold pyridoxal phosphate-dependent enzyme → MNSEEIKSTLKKYSLQSWSKQKNINPISVEKGDGIYFWDYDGNRYSDMSSQLVNMNLGFSNKAIGDAIKEQVDQYCFVGPSFGAESRAKLAKKIVELMPNNMGKVFFTNAGAESNENAVKIARMFTGKSKIFSRYRSYHGSSFGAGNLTGEPRRYALEPGVPGFVKFFDPYIYREAIEFESEEAATKYYLTKLKEQILYEGPDSVGAIVLETITGSNGIIIPPKGYLPGVRKLCDEFNILMICDEVMTGWGRTGKMFAFENFDVKPDIVTFAKGVTCGYVQLGGVVVSKEIAAYFDDNILSCGLTYSGHPLACAAGVACVNYYEEADILTNVNKMGIVLGEKLEAMKDSHPCVGDVRYIGLFSAVELVKDKVTKEPLVPYGKDPEGIMGKILNELKARKFMTYTHENMILVAPPLIITKEQLEEELVKLDEVLEIIDKEYI, encoded by the coding sequence ATGAATAGTGAAGAAATTAAGAGCACATTAAAAAAATATAGCTTACAATCTTGGAGCAAACAAAAAAATATAAATCCAATTTCAGTTGAAAAGGGAGACGGGATTTATTTCTGGGATTATGATGGGAATCGTTATTCAGATATGTCATCTCAACTTGTTAATATGAATCTTGGATTTTCTAATAAAGCAATTGGAGATGCAATTAAAGAACAAGTTGATCAGTATTGTTTTGTAGGGCCATCTTTTGGAGCTGAATCTCGTGCAAAGCTTGCAAAAAAAATCGTTGAACTTATGCCTAATAATATGGGTAAGGTATTTTTTACAAATGCTGGAGCGGAGTCAAATGAAAATGCAGTAAAGATTGCAAGAATGTTCACTGGAAAGTCAAAAATATTCAGTCGCTATCGAAGTTATCATGGATCTTCATTTGGTGCAGGTAATTTAACAGGAGAACCTAGAAGATATGCATTAGAACCAGGAGTTCCTGGATTTGTTAAATTCTTTGATCCTTATATTTATAGAGAAGCAATAGAATTTGAATCTGAAGAAGCTGCAACAAAATACTATTTGACTAAGCTTAAAGAACAGATTTTATATGAAGGACCAGACAGTGTAGGAGCAATTGTACTTGAGACTATAACAGGTTCAAATGGAATTATCATTCCACCAAAAGGATATCTTCCTGGAGTTAGAAAATTATGTGATGAATTTAATATTCTAATGATCTGTGATGAAGTTATGACAGGGTGGGGAAGAACAGGTAAGATGTTTGCATTTGAAAACTTTGATGTAAAACCAGATATTGTTACTTTTGCAAAAGGTGTTACCTGTGGTTATGTTCAACTTGGTGGAGTTGTGGTAAGTAAAGAAATTGCAGCTTATTTTGATGATAATATATTATCTTGTGGATTAACTTATAGTGGACATCCTCTAGCTTGTGCAGCAGGTGTTGCTTGTGTTAATTATTATGAAGAAGCAGATATTTTAACTAATGTAAATAAAATGGGGATTGTACTTGGTGAAAAATTAGAGGCAATGAAAGATTCTCATCCATGTGTTGGAGATGTAAGATATATTGGATTATTTTCAGCAGTAGAGCTAGTAAAGGATAAAGTAACTAAGGAACCATTGGTACCATATGGTAAAGATCCAGAAGGAATCATGGGAAAAATTCTAAATGAATTAAAAGCAAGAAAGTTCATGACTTATACTCATGAAAATATGATACTTGTTGCTCCTCCATTAATTATTACAAAGGAACAATTAGAAGAAGAACTTGTTAAGTTAGATGAAGTACTAGAAATTATAGATAAAGAATATATTTAA